One Chloroherpetonaceae bacterium DNA segment encodes these proteins:
- the pgeF gene encoding peptidoglycan editing factor PgeF, giving the protein MNPIRPEIFHPYLNLIAAQSTREGGISPVPYDSLNLGNSTNDNPENVDQNRHRFFSHLGYRLSQVALSRQIHGSSILKVEMPGIYDGFDALMTNQTGILIGVSIADCAPILLHDPKKQVIAAVHAGWRGAKDKILSKTIIALHAQYGSNPADILMFIGACIGSEKFEVGEEVAEAFDPLFSRESKIQGKFLLDLKSALAKEAEENGVKRDKVEISTECTASSPDRFFSHRKSGGITGRMLAVIGLK; this is encoded by the coding sequence ATGAATCCAATCAGACCTGAAATCTTTCACCCCTATCTTAACCTTATCGCCGCTCAAAGTACACGCGAAGGCGGTATCAGCCCTGTGCCTTATGATTCACTGAATTTGGGCAATTCCACAAACGACAACCCGGAAAATGTCGATCAAAATAGGCATCGTTTTTTTTCGCACTTGGGTTATCGTTTATCGCAGGTTGCCCTTTCAAGACAAATCCACGGGAGCAGCATTTTGAAAGTTGAAATGCCCGGAATTTATGACGGATTTGACGCACTTATGACAAACCAAACCGGAATTTTGATTGGTGTTTCGATTGCTGACTGTGCCCCAATCCTTCTGCACGACCCGAAAAAACAAGTGATTGCAGCCGTTCATGCCGGGTGGCGCGGTGCAAAAGATAAAATTCTGAGCAAAACGATTATCGCCTTACACGCACAATACGGTTCTAATCCTGCTGATATCTTGATGTTTATCGGAGCATGTATCGGGAGTGAAAAATTTGAAGTCGGCGAGGAAGTCGCCGAAGCCTTTGACCCACTCTTCAGCAGGGAATCTAAAATTCAAGGGAAATTTCTACTTGACTTAAAATCAGCGTTGGCAAAAGAAGCGGAAGAGAATGGGGTGAAAAGGGATAAAGTGGAAATCTCAACTGAGTGCACGGCCAGCTCTCCAGACCGATTTTTTTCGCATCGAAAAAGCGGCGGTATCACGGGAAGAATGCTTGCTGTCATTGGGTTAAAGTAA